A window of the Streptomyces sp. JB150 genome harbors these coding sequences:
- a CDS encoding nucleoside hydrolase, whose product MTGQPIPVIIDCDTGVDDALALLFAVRHPGLDLRAVTCVAGNTDVDGVVRNTLTVLEQAGAPEIPVARGAERPLVEPPRSARHVHGEDGMGDLGLPAPTRTPADTDAVTLLRREILASPRPVTLIPTAPLTNIALLLRTHPGVVRDIERIVFMGGAVACGNATAVAEFNVWHDPEAAAVLLTAGVPVTMYGLDVFTRVVVPGRDIARLRASADPGTRLAGDLLAHRPATPDADPEDPGGGLGDAGAVCAVADPPGLTTRPLPVEVCLAPGPARGQTVVDRRPRPGESELHGEGRAPALVDVGLDVDAERYVRLWLETVERFQDRPVF is encoded by the coding sequence GTGACCGGTCAGCCCATCCCCGTGATCATCGACTGCGACACCGGCGTCGACGACGCGCTGGCCCTGCTGTTCGCCGTCCGGCACCCGGGGCTCGACCTGCGCGCCGTGACCTGCGTCGCCGGGAACACCGACGTGGACGGCGTCGTCCGCAACACGCTCACCGTGCTGGAGCAGGCCGGCGCGCCCGAGATCCCGGTGGCACGGGGCGCCGAACGGCCGCTGGTCGAGCCGCCGCGCTCGGCCCGGCACGTGCACGGCGAGGACGGGATGGGCGACCTCGGACTGCCCGCCCCCACCCGCACGCCGGCCGACACGGACGCGGTGACCCTGCTGCGCCGCGAGATCCTCGCCTCGCCGCGCCCGGTCACGCTGATCCCCACCGCGCCCCTCACCAACATCGCCCTGCTGCTGCGCACCCATCCCGGCGTGGTGCGCGACATCGAGCGGATCGTGTTCATGGGCGGCGCGGTGGCCTGCGGGAACGCCACGGCGGTCGCCGAGTTCAACGTCTGGCACGATCCGGAGGCGGCGGCGGTCCTGCTCACCGCCGGGGTGCCGGTCACGATGTACGGCCTCGACGTGTTCACCCGGGTCGTCGTCCCCGGCCGGGACATCGCCCGCCTGCGCGCGAGCGCCGACCCCGGCACCCGCCTCGCCGGCGACCTCCTCGCCCACCGCCCCGCCACTCCGGACGCGGACCCCGAGGACCCGGGCGGCGGCCTCGGCGACGCGGGCGCCGTCTGCGCGGTCGCCGACCCGCCCGGTCTCACCACCCGCCCGCTCCCGGTCGAGGTGTGCCTCGCCCCCGGCCCCGCCCGCGGCCAGACCGTCGTCGACCGCCGCCCCCGCCCCGGCGAGTCCGAACTCCACGGCGAGGGCCGCGCGCCCGCCCTGGTCGACGTGGGCCTGGACGTGGACGCGGAGCGGTACGTGCGGTTGTGGCTGGAGACGGTGGAGAGGTTCCAGGACAGGCCCGTGTTCTAG
- a CDS encoding glycoside hydrolase family 13 protein, whose translation MPDLSSRNPDWWRQAVIYQVYPRSFADADGDGLGDLKGITQRLTHLAALGVDALWLSPFYPSELADGGYDVADYRDVDPRLGTLDDFAAMAAEAHRLGLKVIVDLVPNHTSHQHVWFQEALRAGPGSAARDRYVFRDGRGPHGELPPTDWQSVFGGSAWQRVADGQWYLHLFAPEQPDLNWQNEEVRADFRTTLRFWSDRGVDGFRIDVAHALAKDLDDPLRDLGSPELSDEESLAHLPPGTHPFFDRDEVHEIYRDWRKILDAYTPPRMAVAEAWVPGPRRVLYARPDELGQAFNFEYLKTRWDAAELRHVITASLADARAAGASATWVLSNHDVVRHATRLMLPPGTDVDAWLLSGGHAPAVDTAAGLRRARAATLLMLALPGSSYLYQGEELGLPEVADLPTAVLQDPIWEQTGHVRKGRDGCRVPLPWTTTGPSYGFGSGGAWLPQPESFARYAVEAQDGVEGSTLELYRSALKLRRKLLQGEELTWLEDVPEGVLAFARTDGWRCLANLSGEPVPLPPGELLIGSTPLEDPGVLPPDTTVWLG comes from the coding sequence GTGCCCGACCTCTCCTCCAGGAACCCCGACTGGTGGCGCCAGGCCGTCATCTACCAGGTCTATCCCCGCAGCTTCGCCGACGCCGACGGTGACGGACTCGGCGACCTCAAAGGCATCACCCAGCGGCTCACCCATCTCGCCGCGCTCGGCGTCGACGCCCTGTGGCTGTCCCCCTTCTACCCCTCCGAACTCGCCGACGGCGGCTACGACGTCGCCGACTACCGGGACGTCGACCCCCGCCTCGGCACCCTCGACGACTTCGCCGCGATGGCCGCCGAGGCCCACCGGCTCGGTCTGAAGGTCATCGTCGACCTCGTCCCCAACCACACCTCCCACCAGCACGTCTGGTTCCAGGAGGCGCTGCGCGCCGGACCCGGCTCGGCGGCCCGCGACCGGTACGTGTTCCGCGACGGGCGCGGCCCGCACGGTGAACTGCCGCCCACCGACTGGCAGTCCGTGTTCGGCGGCAGCGCCTGGCAGCGCGTGGCCGACGGGCAGTGGTACCTGCACCTGTTCGCCCCCGAACAGCCCGACCTGAACTGGCAGAACGAGGAGGTCCGCGCCGACTTCCGCACCACCCTGCGGTTCTGGTCCGACCGGGGCGTCGACGGCTTCCGTATCGATGTGGCGCACGCCCTCGCCAAGGACCTCGACGACCCGCTGCGCGACCTCGGATCGCCCGAGCTGAGCGACGAGGAGTCCCTCGCCCACCTCCCGCCCGGCACCCACCCGTTCTTCGACCGCGACGAGGTCCACGAGATCTACCGCGACTGGCGCAAGATCCTCGACGCCTACACCCCGCCCCGCATGGCCGTCGCCGAGGCGTGGGTGCCCGGCCCGCGCCGGGTGCTGTACGCCCGGCCGGACGAACTCGGCCAGGCCTTCAACTTCGAGTACCTGAAGACCCGCTGGGACGCCGCCGAGCTGCGCCACGTCATCACCGCCTCGCTCGCCGACGCCCGCGCCGCCGGGGCGTCCGCCACCTGGGTGCTGTCCAACCACGACGTCGTACGGCACGCCACCCGGCTGATGCTGCCGCCCGGCACCGACGTCGACGCCTGGCTGCTGTCCGGCGGCCACGCCCCGGCCGTCGACACCGCCGCCGGGCTGCGCCGCGCCCGCGCCGCCACCCTGCTGATGCTGGCGCTGCCCGGCTCGTCGTACCTCTACCAGGGCGAGGAGCTGGGCCTGCCGGAGGTCGCCGACCTGCCCACCGCGGTCCTCCAGGACCCGATCTGGGAACAGACCGGCCATGTCCGCAAGGGCCGCGACGGCTGCCGGGTGCCGCTGCCGTGGACCACCACCGGACCGTCGTACGGCTTCGGATCCGGCGGCGCCTGGCTGCCGCAGCCGGAGTCCTTCGCGCGCTACGCCGTCGAGGCGCAGGACGGGGTGGAGGGCTCCACCCTGGAGCTGTACCGCAGCGCGCTGAAGCTGCGCCGCAAGCTGCTGCAGGGCGAGGAGCTGACCTGGCTGGAGGACGTTCCCGAGGGCGTGCTGGCGTTCGCCCGCACGGACGGCTGGCGGTGCCTGGCCAACCTGTCCGGCGAGCCGGTGCCGCTGCCGCCCGGCGAGCTGCTGATCGGCAGTACCCCTCTGGAGGACCCAGGGGTGCTGCCGCCGGACACCACCGTCTGGCTCGGCTGA
- a CDS encoding ATP-binding protein → MRRQTGPGKPSRVFDRAAEWDRLTAFVHRPLPHAKLGIVSGRRRMGKTYLLRALVEQCGGFYFGATAATEAESLRQFSAALAEHVGSPAPFAFSTWDDAVTYLFGLAAPDRGDGPFLAVIDEFSYLVKVSPELPSIVQREIDRCQVEESRMRLLLCGSAMSVMGGLLASTAPLRGRAQLELVVRPFGYRAAADFWGVTAEPALAARLHAVVGGTPAYRRQFLADDVPADLHEFDEWICRTVLSPFSPLFREARYLLAEETDIRDTALYHSVLAAVAQGNTTRGGIAGYIGRKSVDISHPLNVLEDSHLLAREMDVFRAGKSRYRITEPLINFYEAVMRPAWARLESGQASEVWAQSAERFAAQVAGPHFEAVCREYVLGPGRSLLGTSLGQVGSGVVTDPKARRQYQVDVAVVESGSGGTRPSVALLGEAKWGTVMGLSHLERLARARDVLGERGMDTTACGLACFSAAGFSDSLRAEAERGGVLLIGLDELYGRALPMPLLP, encoded by the coding sequence GTGCGACGTCAGACAGGGCCGGGCAAGCCCTCGCGTGTTTTCGACCGGGCCGCCGAATGGGACAGGCTGACCGCTTTTGTCCACAGGCCCCTGCCCCATGCCAAGCTCGGGATCGTCAGCGGCAGGCGGCGCATGGGCAAGACCTACCTCCTGCGGGCGCTCGTCGAGCAGTGCGGCGGCTTCTACTTCGGGGCGACTGCGGCGACCGAGGCGGAGTCACTACGGCAGTTCAGCGCGGCGCTGGCCGAGCACGTCGGCTCCCCCGCCCCCTTCGCCTTCTCCACGTGGGACGACGCGGTGACGTACCTCTTCGGTCTGGCCGCCCCCGACCGGGGCGACGGGCCGTTCCTCGCGGTCATCGACGAATTCTCCTACCTGGTGAAGGTATCCCCTGAGCTTCCCTCGATCGTCCAGCGCGAGATCGACCGCTGTCAGGTGGAGGAGAGCCGCATGCGGCTGCTGCTCTGCGGCTCGGCGATGTCTGTGATGGGCGGGCTGCTGGCCAGTACCGCACCGCTGCGCGGGCGGGCGCAGCTCGAACTCGTCGTCCGGCCCTTCGGATACCGGGCTGCTGCGGACTTCTGGGGCGTCACCGCCGAACCGGCGCTCGCGGCCAGGCTCCATGCCGTGGTCGGAGGCACGCCCGCGTACCGCCGCCAGTTCCTGGCGGACGATGTTCCCGCTGATCTGCATGAGTTCGACGAGTGGATCTGCCGTACGGTCCTCTCACCGTTCAGCCCGCTCTTCCGGGAGGCGCGCTACCTGCTTGCCGAAGAGACGGACATCCGGGACACAGCGCTCTACCATTCGGTTCTCGCAGCGGTGGCGCAGGGGAACACCACGCGCGGGGGCATCGCCGGCTACATCGGCCGTAAGTCCGTCGACATCTCCCATCCGCTCAACGTCCTTGAGGACAGTCATCTCCTTGCACGTGAGATGGACGTGTTCCGGGCGGGCAAGTCGCGGTACCGGATCACCGAACCGTTGATCAACTTTTATGAGGCCGTCATGCGTCCCGCCTGGGCACGGCTGGAGAGCGGTCAGGCGTCCGAGGTGTGGGCCCAGTCGGCCGAGCGGTTCGCGGCGCAGGTGGCAGGACCGCATTTCGAGGCCGTGTGCCGCGAGTACGTGCTCGGGCCAGGCCGATCGCTGCTGGGTACGTCCCTGGGGCAGGTCGGGAGCGGCGTGGTGACCGACCCGAAGGCGCGTCGCCAGTACCAGGTGGACGTGGCGGTGGTCGAGTCAGGATCCGGCGGGACCAGGCCTTCGGTGGCCCTGCTCGGAGAGGCCAAGTGGGGGACCGTCATGGGGCTGAGCCACCTGGAGCGGCTTGCCAGGGCCCGGGACGTTCTGGGTGAGCGGGGCATGGACACGACCGCGTGCGGGCTGGCGTGCTTCAGCGCGGCAGGCTTCAGTGACTCCTTGCGGGCCGAGGCGGAACGAGGTGGCGTTTTGCTGATCGGTCTCGATGAGCTCTACGGCCGCGCTCTGCCGATGCCACTCCTTCCGTAG
- the pglX gene encoding BREX-2 system adenine-specific DNA-methyltransferase PglX: MSLNDVLAEEVRRLTVEIERDLRKRAPADPATEKLRDAYRTARERGLTSATWHSWLDMQLSRTATAWVITTAVIRFCEDNRLLDLPFATDTSDASAGELLAHAVDRLCAHPAVAATFDRRTHPLWRMTPSEEACAALLSFWRRRTPEGALLHDFTDSARSTEILADLYSVISERARTVHGQVSTPHFVVSLIHRLALDPALAEHASDVVGLSRFRIIDPACGSGTFLLDAYERLYHRWTEARPTMSPWQRAARALRSVHGCDIDPIVVSLARFRLLIAAMNSAGEPRLQNVPDLPLVVATGDALLHGRADPPAPAKAGSDPADDVETYAAHHRLLRPASYHVVTTSPPYLTVKDKSLFATYRELYESCSGPYPLSVPFTELAFGLARTGGRVGLLTSNSFMKREFGRNLIERVLARVEISHVIDASGAYIPGHGTPTAILVGRNRAPDPHVPVHMVVGRQGEPAVPVVPAEGLVWRSLRELTFTTGTAHPWAESYLQDRGQLSVFPWSLTPSAARDVLSRMELGGRLGERVIRIGYAANTGSDDLFCATAGAFSRSGAEASATVPVLTGSEVRDWSATPALMAFRPRTENDQEPVDLRLLPGHHRRLWPYRTVLRNRQGAKKTASWYDWHQITSGRGTHPWSIVFPWVATHPHFSLLRGSAVPLTSAPVIKLSPSDTEQSHLALLGALNSSAACFWLKQMSQSKGQPRIDQLRGGEPWEKIYEFTSTRLLDLPLPSAFPIDEARELDRLAAESRTVLQEISDPSTRITEELLASAQRRWSRIRSRMIAVQEELDWKVYASYGLVSHGEELLAAPQDLPGIALGERAFEIALARSIAAGEAQTEWFRRHGSEPVPEVPEHWPEAYRDVVKRRLSAIQENPSLSLLEQPEYKRRWNAPSWDAVIREVLRGRLLEYCESPRLWWEDSSEGRRPVTRTIRGLAELLGKDDAVMELVAQYAPRMSVSDVLLQLLADEHVPQAAPLLYRATGLHKRAAWEELWVVQRLEDRRGAVDHDADRELPPRFTSTDFFRPSYWRLRGKFDVPSERFISFGSSVSPLSPTTPIGWAGWTAHERAEAILALLDSESHTRSHRPESALPLLRALADLLPRATPDGDGDVPGPLSDEGALRQVYKEHVLRRGLSLEHVRSWRPPAPRRGRPRRDG; the protein is encoded by the coding sequence ATGTCCCTCAACGATGTCCTGGCTGAGGAAGTGCGGCGCCTCACGGTCGAGATCGAGCGGGACCTGCGGAAGCGGGCTCCAGCCGACCCGGCCACCGAGAAGCTGCGGGACGCGTACCGGACGGCCAGGGAGCGCGGTCTTACCTCTGCGACCTGGCACTCATGGCTGGACATGCAGCTCAGTCGGACTGCGACGGCATGGGTGATCACGACAGCGGTGATCCGGTTCTGCGAGGACAACAGGCTCCTCGACCTGCCCTTCGCCACGGATACGAGCGACGCGTCGGCCGGCGAGCTGCTCGCCCACGCCGTCGACCGCCTCTGCGCTCACCCCGCGGTGGCGGCGACGTTCGACAGGAGGACCCATCCGCTGTGGCGCATGACCCCCAGCGAGGAGGCTTGTGCAGCACTCCTGTCCTTCTGGCGCCGGCGAACGCCGGAAGGTGCCCTCCTCCACGACTTCACCGACTCCGCACGTTCCACGGAGATTCTGGCGGATCTCTACTCGGTGATCAGCGAGCGCGCACGAACGGTCCACGGCCAGGTGTCCACCCCCCACTTCGTGGTGAGCCTGATCCACCGGCTCGCCCTCGATCCGGCCTTGGCCGAGCACGCGTCCGACGTGGTGGGGCTGTCCCGCTTCCGGATCATCGACCCGGCCTGCGGCTCCGGCACGTTCTTGCTCGACGCGTACGAGCGGTTGTACCACCGGTGGACCGAGGCCAGGCCGACCATGAGCCCGTGGCAACGGGCGGCGAGGGCTCTGCGATCGGTGCACGGGTGCGACATCGACCCCATCGTGGTCAGCCTGGCACGCTTCCGTCTGCTGATCGCCGCGATGAACAGTGCCGGGGAGCCGCGACTCCAGAACGTTCCGGACCTGCCACTGGTGGTGGCGACAGGGGACGCCCTCCTTCACGGGCGTGCCGATCCACCCGCCCCGGCGAAGGCAGGGTCCGACCCCGCGGACGATGTCGAGACGTACGCCGCACATCACCGGCTCCTGCGCCCCGCCTCCTACCACGTGGTGACGACGAGTCCGCCGTACCTGACGGTCAAGGACAAGTCGCTGTTCGCGACCTACCGCGAGCTGTACGAGAGTTGCAGCGGGCCTTACCCCCTCTCGGTCCCGTTCACGGAACTCGCCTTCGGTCTGGCTCGGACGGGGGGCCGTGTCGGCCTTCTGACATCCAACTCGTTCATGAAGCGAGAATTCGGGCGAAACCTCATCGAACGCGTACTGGCTCGCGTGGAGATTTCGCACGTCATCGACGCGTCCGGGGCGTACATCCCAGGACACGGCACGCCCACGGCCATCCTTGTGGGGCGCAACCGTGCGCCCGACCCTCACGTGCCCGTTCACATGGTTGTGGGCCGTCAGGGTGAGCCGGCCGTGCCGGTGGTGCCCGCCGAAGGACTGGTCTGGCGGTCTCTGCGCGAGCTGACATTCACCACCGGGACCGCCCACCCGTGGGCCGAGTCCTACCTTCAGGACCGCGGGCAGCTGAGCGTCTTCCCTTGGAGCCTCACCCCGTCGGCGGCCAGAGACGTGCTGAGCCGTATGGAGCTCGGCGGTCGGCTCGGTGAACGAGTGATCCGCATCGGATATGCCGCCAACACCGGATCCGACGATCTGTTCTGCGCTACGGCCGGTGCCTTCAGTCGCAGCGGGGCCGAGGCGTCCGCCACCGTCCCCGTGCTGACCGGCTCCGAGGTGCGCGACTGGTCCGCGACCCCGGCCCTCATGGCGTTCAGACCACGCACAGAGAACGATCAGGAACCCGTCGACCTGCGGCTGCTGCCCGGTCACCACCGGCGTCTGTGGCCATATCGGACGGTGCTGCGGAACAGGCAGGGGGCGAAGAAAACAGCTTCCTGGTACGACTGGCACCAGATCACATCGGGTCGGGGCACACATCCGTGGTCCATCGTCTTCCCATGGGTGGCCACGCACCCTCACTTCAGCCTGCTCCGCGGATCCGCCGTTCCGCTCACCTCGGCTCCAGTGATCAAGTTGTCGCCGAGTGACACCGAGCAGTCCCACCTCGCACTCCTCGGTGCCCTCAACAGTTCGGCAGCGTGTTTCTGGCTCAAGCAGATGAGTCAGAGCAAGGGGCAGCCCCGTATCGACCAGCTCCGGGGCGGCGAGCCCTGGGAGAAAATCTACGAGTTCACCTCCACCCGACTCCTCGACCTGCCGCTTCCTTCCGCCTTCCCGATCGACGAAGCGAGGGAACTGGATCGTCTGGCAGCCGAGTCGAGGACCGTCCTGCAGGAGATCTCCGACCCCAGCACGCGCATCACCGAGGAGTTGCTCGCCTCGGCTCAGCGTCGATGGTCCAGGATCAGATCCCGGATGATTGCGGTCCAGGAGGAGCTGGACTGGAAGGTGTACGCCTCGTACGGGCTTGTCTCCCACGGGGAAGAACTGCTTGCCGCCCCGCAAGACCTGCCCGGGATCGCCCTCGGTGAGCGAGCCTTCGAGATCGCACTGGCGAGGTCGATCGCTGCGGGTGAGGCGCAGACGGAATGGTTCCGCCGCCATGGTTCGGAACCTGTGCCCGAGGTCCCCGAGCACTGGCCCGAGGCTTACCGGGATGTGGTGAAGCGCCGCCTGAGCGCCATACAGGAGAACCCCTCGCTGTCACTGCTGGAGCAGCCCGAGTACAAGCGCCGTTGGAATGCTCCGTCGTGGGACGCCGTCATCCGCGAGGTCCTACGCGGACGACTGCTTGAGTATTGTGAGTCGCCCCGGCTGTGGTGGGAGGACTCCTCCGAAGGGCGCCGCCCCGTCACCCGCACGATTCGCGGACTTGCTGAACTGCTGGGCAAGGACGACGCCGTCATGGAGCTGGTGGCACAGTACGCGCCCCGCATGAGTGTGTCCGACGTACTGCTGCAGTTGCTCGCCGACGAGCATGTGCCGCAGGCAGCTCCTCTCCTGTACAGGGCGACGGGCCTGCACAAGCGGGCGGCATGGGAGGAACTGTGGGTGGTGCAGCGCCTGGAGGACAGACGAGGAGCGGTCGACCACGACGCCGACCGGGAGCTGCCACCGCGCTTCACGTCCACGGACTTCTTCAGGCCGTCCTACTGGCGGCTACGCGGCAAGTTCGACGTCCCGAGCGAGCGGTTCATCTCGTTCGGGTCATCCGTCTCGCCGCTGTCTCCCACGACGCCGATCGGCTGGGCCGGCTGGACCGCTCACGAGCGAGCCGAGGCAATCCTGGCTCTCCTGGACAGCGAGTCCCACACCCGATCACATCGTCCCGAGTCCGCTCTTCCGCTGCTCAGGGCGCTGGCGGACCTACTCCCCCGGGCCACGCCCGACGGCGACGGCGATGTCCCCGGCCCGCTGTCGGACGAAGGCGCCTTGAGGCAGGTCTATAAGGAACACGTCCTCCGCCGGGGCCTCTCGCTCGAGCACGTCAGGTCCTGGCGTCCGCCCGCGCCGAGACGTGGCAGGCCCCGCAGGGACGGCTAG
- a CDS encoding LAETG motif-containing sortase-dependent surface protein, protein MSIARRVTARRLLGTGAAALALSAASVTCAPGAWAHGTPGGDGWKHGGQYQPGTGAGTETATDRCQFSLDGANFFDSVKVDDQNLKPSADGKVHITVRAAADAATCTASLASYLAHGPTFATSGEQVFVDFDTVTVKPGATDTLDIAVPDAGCFAQIDLYRGAVKYDGKLDANDGFEHGELPKGPDRPVIKDKLIAAWNGGTKDCTTETPAPSEPAPSASEPAPETSAPAPQTSSPAEPSGPAEETSPEASAPAEPESSSPAATAPAATPNGGSGEDLAETGASSATTPIAIGAAALLAAGAGFVVVSRRRRATRS, encoded by the coding sequence ATGTCCATAGCGAGACGTGTCACCGCGCGACGCCTGCTGGGGACGGGCGCCGCGGCCCTCGCCCTCTCCGCCGCCTCCGTCACCTGCGCCCCGGGCGCCTGGGCGCACGGCACGCCGGGCGGCGACGGCTGGAAGCACGGCGGCCAGTACCAGCCCGGCACGGGCGCCGGTACGGAGACCGCCACCGACCGCTGCCAGTTCTCCCTCGACGGCGCGAACTTCTTCGACTCCGTCAAGGTCGACGACCAGAACCTGAAGCCGAGCGCCGACGGCAAGGTGCACATCACGGTCCGCGCCGCCGCCGACGCGGCCACCTGCACCGCCTCCCTGGCCTCCTACCTCGCCCACGGGCCGACGTTCGCCACCTCCGGCGAGCAGGTCTTCGTCGACTTCGACACGGTGACGGTCAAGCCGGGCGCCACCGACACCCTCGACATCGCGGTCCCGGACGCCGGCTGCTTCGCGCAGATCGACCTCTACCGCGGCGCCGTGAAGTACGACGGCAAGCTGGACGCCAACGACGGCTTCGAGCACGGTGAGCTGCCCAAGGGCCCGGACCGCCCGGTCATCAAGGACAAGCTGATCGCGGCCTGGAACGGCGGCACGAAGGACTGCACGACCGAGACCCCGGCCCCGTCGGAGCCCGCCCCGTCCGCCTCCGAGCCGGCCCCGGAGACCTCCGCGCCCGCCCCGCAGACCTCGTCCCCGGCCGAGCCGTCCGGCCCGGCCGAGGAGACCTCTCCGGAGGCCTCCGCCCCGGCGGAGCCGGAGTCGTCGAGCCCGGCCGCCACGGCCCCCGCCGCCACGCCGAACGGCGGCAGCGGCGAGGACCTCGCGGAGACCGGCGCCTCCAGCGCCACCACCCCGATCGCGATCGGCGCCGCCGCGCTGCTGGCCGCCGGCGCGGGCTTCGTCGTGGTGTCCCGCCGCCGCCGCGCCACCCGCTCCTGA
- a CDS encoding FxLYD domain-containing protein produces the protein MAGHRRSWAALAATAAASVLALTGCADEDSPERKVRDAASAVESAASQAGEALESATAEAGRRFDDIAGGVDAKGDVTLGRTATDRDGRTTVGVTVRNTVDAARSFAVQVAFTDRDGNILDTVVTTVRDVPAGGERSASARSNRDLSGGVKAEVERAVRY, from the coding sequence ATGGCCGGTCACCGCAGGAGCTGGGCCGCGCTCGCGGCGACGGCGGCGGCCTCGGTGCTCGCCCTCACCGGCTGCGCCGACGAGGACAGCCCCGAGCGCAAGGTCCGCGACGCCGCGTCGGCGGTCGAGTCGGCCGCGTCACAGGCCGGGGAGGCCCTGGAGTCGGCGACGGCGGAGGCGGGCCGGCGGTTCGACGACATCGCGGGCGGCGTCGACGCCAAGGGGGACGTAACCCTGGGCCGGACCGCCACCGACCGCGACGGCCGGACCACGGTCGGGGTGACCGTGCGGAACACCGTGGACGCGGCCAGGTCCTTCGCCGTCCAGGTCGCCTTCACCGACCGGGACGGCAACATCCTCGACACCGTCGTCACCACCGTCCGCGACGTGCCGGCCGGGGGCGAGCGCTCCGCGAGCGCCCGCAGCAACCGGGACCTGAGCGGCGGCGTGAAGGCCGAGGTGGAGCGCGCCGTGCGCTACTGA